A stretch of the Streptomyces venezuelae genome encodes the following:
- the tilS gene encoding tRNA lysidine(34) synthetase TilS, translated as MGPHPAVAAIRLAVRRVLHDVLTDLTPRPDGRPPLVLVACSGGADSMALASALAFEAPKLGVRAGGVTVDHGLQPGSDLRAAEVVTRMTALRLDPVESVAVRVGREGGPEAAARDARYAALDSAAERLGAAAVLLGHTRDDQAETVLLGLARGSGIRSLSGMPEVSTGPGGPGGPARGARYRRPFLRIDRQTARKACMVQSLPVWDDPHNIDPAYTRSRLRHEGLPALEKALGKGVVEALARTAQLSRDDADALDAWAAEAEGSVRDEFGRLECAKLYALPPAVRRRVLRRAVVAAGSPAGSLFARHIEEVDRLITGWRGQGAINLPGRVEAQRQGGRLVIRQG; from the coding sequence ATGGGTCCCCATCCTGCGGTCGCGGCGATACGCCTGGCGGTCCGCCGCGTACTCCACGACGTCCTCACCGACCTCACCCCCCGGCCGGACGGCCGGCCGCCGCTCGTCCTCGTCGCCTGCTCCGGCGGCGCCGACTCCATGGCGCTCGCCTCCGCCCTCGCCTTCGAGGCGCCCAAACTCGGCGTCCGGGCCGGCGGAGTCACCGTCGACCACGGTCTGCAGCCCGGCTCCGACCTGCGCGCCGCCGAGGTGGTCACCCGTATGACCGCGCTCCGCCTGGACCCGGTGGAGTCCGTCGCCGTGCGCGTCGGCCGCGAGGGCGGCCCCGAAGCCGCCGCCCGCGATGCCCGGTACGCCGCCCTCGACTCCGCCGCCGAACGGCTCGGGGCCGCCGCCGTGCTGCTCGGGCACACCCGCGACGACCAGGCCGAAACCGTCCTGCTGGGCCTCGCCCGGGGCTCCGGCATCCGGTCCCTGTCCGGTATGCCCGAGGTCTCCACAGGACCGGGCGGACCCGGCGGACCCGCCCGCGGCGCCCGCTACCGCCGCCCCTTCCTCCGGATCGACCGCCAGACCGCCCGCAAGGCCTGCATGGTCCAGTCCCTGCCCGTCTGGGACGACCCGCACAACATCGACCCGGCGTACACCCGCTCCCGGCTCCGCCACGAGGGACTGCCCGCCCTCGAGAAGGCCCTCGGCAAGGGAGTGGTCGAGGCCCTCGCCCGGACCGCCCAGCTCTCCCGGGACGACGCCGACGCCCTCGACGCCTGGGCCGCCGAGGCGGAGGGGTCCGTACGCGACGAATTCGGCCGGCTGGAGTGCGCGAAGCTGTACGCCCTGCCGCCCGCCGTCCGCCGCCGGGTGCTGCGCCGGGCCGTGGTCGCGGCCGGGTCCCCGGCGGGCTCGCTCTTCGCCCGCCACATCGAGGAAGTCGACCGGCTCATCACCGGCTGGCGCGGCCAGGGCGCCATCAACCTGCCCGGCCGGGTGGAGGCCCAGCGCCAGGGTGGCAGACTTGTCATCCGGCAGGGCTGA
- the ftsH gene encoding ATP-dependent zinc metalloprotease FtsH, translating to MDVKRYFRGPVMWIVLAVLAVVVLMNVVGSGGGYKSVETSEVVQAINQNQVQTAKLTTGDSQMIKIELKDGQQLGDNKGSKFQANYIGDQGVQLATILDTKVKDQQLPDGYTVSPDKTSPFLSVLLSLLPFVLIVVVFLFLMNQMQGGGSRVMNFGKSKAKLITKDTPKTTFADVAGSDEAVEELHEIKEFLQEPAKFQAVGAKIPKGVLLYGPPGTGKTLLARAVAGEAGVPFYSISGSDFVEMFVGVGASRVRDLFEQAKANAPAIVFVDEIDAVGRHRGAGLGGGHDEREQTLNQLLVEMDGFDVKGGVILIAATNRPDILDPALLRPGRFDRQIAVDRPDMQGRLEILKVHQKGKPVAPDVDLSAVARRTPGFTGADLSNVLNEAALLTARSDKKLIDNHMLDEAIDRVVAGPQKRTRIMSDREKKITAYHEGGHALVAAASPNSDPVHKITILSRGRALGYTMVLPDEDKYSTTRNEMLDQLAYMLGGRAAEELVFHDPTTGAANDIEKATATARAMVTQYGMTERLGAIKFGGDNTEPFLGREMSHPRDYSEEVAALVDEEVKKLIETAHNEAWEILVENRDVLDNLVLALLEKETLGKEEIAEIFSTIVKRPARPAWTGSARRTPSTRPPVLSPKELQLTNSANGATAVAPVATEKGIEVAPEDRPEV from the coding sequence ATGGACGTGAAGCGATACTTCCGTGGGCCGGTCATGTGGATCGTGCTGGCCGTCCTCGCCGTGGTCGTGTTGATGAACGTCGTCGGCTCCGGCGGCGGCTATAAGTCAGTGGAGACCAGCGAGGTCGTCCAGGCGATCAACCAGAACCAGGTGCAGACGGCAAAGCTCACCACTGGTGACAGCCAGATGATCAAGATCGAGCTGAAGGACGGCCAGCAGCTCGGCGACAACAAGGGCAGCAAGTTCCAGGCCAACTACATCGGCGACCAGGGTGTGCAGCTGGCGACGATCCTGGACACCAAGGTCAAGGACCAGCAGCTCCCCGACGGGTACACCGTCTCCCCGGACAAGACCAGCCCGTTCCTGAGCGTGCTGCTCTCGCTCCTGCCCTTCGTCCTCATCGTCGTGGTCTTCCTGTTCCTGATGAACCAGATGCAGGGCGGCGGCTCCCGGGTGATGAACTTCGGGAAGTCCAAGGCCAAGCTGATCACCAAGGACACCCCGAAGACGACCTTCGCCGACGTGGCGGGCTCGGACGAGGCGGTCGAGGAACTCCACGAGATCAAGGAGTTCCTGCAGGAGCCGGCGAAGTTCCAGGCCGTCGGCGCCAAGATCCCCAAGGGCGTGCTGCTGTACGGCCCGCCCGGCACCGGCAAGACGCTCCTCGCGCGTGCCGTCGCGGGCGAGGCCGGTGTCCCCTTCTACTCGATCTCCGGCTCCGACTTCGTCGAGATGTTCGTCGGTGTCGGTGCCTCCCGGGTCCGGGACCTCTTCGAGCAGGCCAAGGCGAACGCCCCGGCCATCGTCTTCGTCGACGAGATCGACGCCGTCGGCCGGCACCGCGGTGCGGGTCTCGGCGGCGGCCACGACGAGCGCGAGCAGACCCTCAACCAGCTGCTCGTCGAGATGGACGGCTTCGACGTGAAGGGCGGCGTCATCCTGATCGCCGCCACCAACCGGCCGGACATCCTCGACCCGGCGCTGCTGCGCCCGGGCCGCTTCGACCGGCAGATCGCCGTCGACCGCCCGGACATGCAGGGCCGTCTGGAGATCCTCAAGGTCCACCAGAAGGGCAAGCCGGTCGCTCCGGACGTCGACCTCTCGGCCGTCGCCCGCCGCACCCCCGGCTTCACCGGTGCCGATCTCTCCAACGTCCTCAACGAGGCCGCGCTGCTCACGGCCCGCTCGGACAAGAAGCTGATCGACAACCACATGCTGGACGAGGCGATCGACCGCGTCGTGGCCGGCCCGCAGAAGCGGACCCGGATCATGTCGGACCGGGAAAAGAAGATCACCGCGTACCACGAGGGCGGTCACGCCCTGGTCGCGGCGGCCTCCCCGAACTCCGACCCGGTGCACAAGATCACCATCCTGTCCCGCGGCCGGGCCCTGGGCTACACGATGGTCCTGCCGGACGAGGACAAGTACTCGACCACGCGCAACGAGATGCTCGACCAGCTGGCCTACATGCTGGGCGGGCGCGCGGCCGAGGAGCTGGTCTTCCACGACCCGACCACGGGCGCCGCGAACGACATCGAGAAGGCCACGGCCACCGCTCGCGCGATGGTCACGCAGTACGGCATGACCGAGCGGCTGGGCGCGATCAAGTTCGGCGGCGACAACACCGAGCCGTTCCTGGGCCGCGAGATGTCGCACCCGCGGGACTACTCGGAAGAGGTCGCGGCGCTGGTCGACGAAGAGGTCAAGAAGCTCATCGAGACCGCGCACAACGAGGCCTGGGAGATCCTGGTCGAGAACCGGGACGTCCTGGACAACCTGGTCCTCGCGCTGCTGGAGAAGGAGACGCTGGGCAAGGAGGAGATCGCCGAGATCTTCTCGACCATCGTCAAGCGCCCGGCCCGCCCCGCGTGGACCGGTTCCGCCCGCCGCACCCCGTCGACCCGCCCGCCGGTGCTCTCTCCCAAGGAGCTCCAGCTGACGAACTCGGCGAACGGCGCCACTGCCGTGGCTCCGGTTGCGACGGAGAAGGGCATCGAGGTGGCCCCGGAGGACCGCCCCGAGGTCTGA
- a CDS encoding zinc-dependent metalloprotease, producing the protein MTSLGGAATGMVDWNLAVTTATRLVRPGPEVSRDEARAVVAELREYARTSERHVREFTRMIPEGAAVEDTPVLVVDRAGWVRANVAGFRELLGPLLGRIQDRRGAAPGGAVLGAVGGKVTGVELGMLLSFLASRVLGQYETFAPVTRELPGSAAGGGRLLLVAPNIVHVERELGVVPQDFRMWVCLHEETHRTQFTAVPWLRDHLQGEIQSFLGATEMDPMNLLERLREAAQSLAGARPEGERGEEGRSLVELVQTPEQREVLGRLTAVMSLLEGHADYVMDGVGPEVVPSVAEIREKFQQRRASGAGRLDAALRKLLGLDAKLRQYRDGERFVRAVVDQVGMDGFNRVWTSPNTLPTKAEIARPADWIARVHRKGTGEQA; encoded by the coding sequence ATGACGAGCCTCGGTGGTGCTGCAACAGGGATGGTCGACTGGAACCTCGCGGTGACGACTGCGACCCGACTGGTACGGCCCGGCCCGGAGGTCAGCCGGGACGAGGCCCGGGCCGTGGTGGCGGAACTGCGCGAATACGCCAGGACCTCGGAACGGCATGTCCGCGAGTTCACCCGGATGATCCCCGAGGGCGCGGCCGTGGAGGACACCCCCGTCCTGGTCGTCGACCGGGCCGGCTGGGTCCGGGCCAACGTCGCCGGCTTCCGGGAACTCCTCGGACCGCTGCTCGGCCGGATCCAGGACCGGCGCGGCGCGGCCCCCGGCGGTGCCGTCCTCGGCGCGGTCGGCGGCAAGGTCACCGGCGTCGAGCTGGGCATGCTGCTCAGCTTCCTGGCCTCCCGGGTGCTCGGCCAGTACGAGACCTTCGCCCCGGTCACTCGCGAGCTCCCCGGCTCCGCGGCCGGCGGCGGCCGGCTCCTGCTGGTCGCCCCCAACATCGTGCACGTGGAACGCGAGCTCGGCGTCGTCCCGCAGGACTTCCGGATGTGGGTCTGCCTGCACGAGGAGACGCACCGTACCCAGTTCACCGCCGTTCCGTGGCTCCGCGACCACCTGCAGGGCGAAATCCAGTCGTTCCTCGGCGCCACCGAGATGGACCCGATGAACCTGCTCGAACGGCTCCGCGAGGCGGCCCAGTCGCTGGCCGGCGCCCGCCCCGAGGGCGAGCGTGGCGAGGAGGGCCGCTCCCTGGTCGAACTCGTCCAGACCCCGGAGCAGCGCGAGGTGCTCGGCCGGCTCACCGCCGTGATGTCCCTGCTGGAGGGGCACGCCGACTACGTCATGGACGGGGTCGGACCCGAGGTGGTCCCCTCGGTGGCCGAGATCCGCGAGAAGTTCCAGCAGCGCCGGGCCAGCGGCGCCGGCCGCCTCGACGCCGCCCTGCGCAAGCTGCTCGGCCTGGACGCCAAGCTCCGCCAGTACCGGGACGGCGAGCGGTTCGTACGTGCCGTGGTCGACCAGGTCGGCATGGACGGGTTCAACCGGGTCTGGACCTCCCCGAACACCCTCCCCACCAAAGCGGAGATCGCCCGGCCCGCGGACTGGATCGCCCGTGTACACCGCAAGGGGACGGGAGAACAGGCGTAA
- the folE gene encoding GTP cyclohydrolase I FolE, protein MTDPVTLDGEGTIGEFDEKRAEAAIRELLIAVGEDPDREGLLETPARVARAYREIFAGLWQKPEEVLTTTFDLGHDEMVLVKDIEVMSSCEHHLVPFHGVAHVGYIPSTDGKITGLSKLARLVDVYARRPQVQERLTTQIADSLMEILEPRGVIVVVECEHMCMTMRGVRKPGAKTITSAVRGQLRDVATRNEAMSLIMAR, encoded by the coding sequence ATGACCGACCCAGTGACCCTGGACGGCGAGGGTACGATCGGCGAGTTCGACGAGAAGCGCGCCGAAGCCGCAATCCGCGAACTCCTCATCGCGGTCGGCGAGGACCCGGACCGCGAGGGCCTTCTGGAGACTCCGGCACGGGTGGCACGGGCGTACCGGGAGATATTCGCGGGCCTGTGGCAGAAGCCCGAAGAGGTCCTGACCACGACGTTCGACCTGGGTCACGACGAGATGGTCCTGGTGAAGGACATTGAAGTCATGAGTTCCTGCGAACACCACCTGGTGCCCTTCCACGGCGTGGCGCACGTCGGCTACATCCCGTCCACGGACGGCAAGATCACCGGTCTGTCGAAGCTGGCCCGGCTGGTCGACGTCTATGCCCGCCGCCCGCAGGTGCAGGAGCGCCTCACCACGCAGATCGCGGACTCCCTGATGGAGATCCTGGAGCCGCGCGGGGTCATCGTGGTCGTGGAGTGCGAGCACATGTGCATGACCATGCGCGGGGTCCGCAAGCCGGGCGCGAAGACCATCACCTCGGCCGTGCGCGGCCAGCTGCGCGATGTCGCGACCCGCAACGAGGCGATGTCCCTGATCATGGCCCGCTGA
- the folP gene encoding dihydropteroate synthase, with product MNSMRGPAVRGRIEGLPEWDRCAVMGVVNVTPDSFSDGGRWFDTTAAVKRGLDLVSQGADLVDVGGESTRPGASRVDADEELRRVVPVVRGLVSEGVAVSVDTMRAEVAEQAVAAGALLVNDVSGGLADPRMIPAVAECRVPFVVMHWRGFSEGMNSLAVYEDVVGEVTAELRARIDAVIAGGIAPERVIVDPGLGFAKQAEHDLALVAHLRELRALGFPLLVAASRKRFLGRVLAGNGQNTPPPARERDAATAAVSAIAAHEGAWAVRVHEVRATADAVRVARAVEGAM from the coding sequence ATGAACAGCATGCGCGGGCCCGCCGTCAGGGGCCGGATCGAAGGGCTGCCGGAGTGGGACCGCTGCGCGGTCATGGGCGTGGTCAACGTCACCCCCGACTCCTTCTCCGACGGCGGCCGGTGGTTCGACACCACGGCGGCCGTCAAGCGCGGCCTCGACCTCGTCTCCCAGGGCGCCGACCTGGTGGACGTCGGCGGCGAGTCCACCCGGCCCGGCGCCAGCCGGGTCGACGCCGACGAGGAACTCCGCCGGGTCGTACCGGTCGTCCGCGGCCTGGTCTCCGAAGGGGTCGCCGTCTCGGTCGACACCATGCGGGCCGAGGTCGCCGAGCAGGCCGTCGCAGCCGGCGCACTCCTGGTCAACGACGTCAGCGGCGGCCTCGCCGACCCCCGCATGATCCCGGCCGTCGCCGAGTGCCGGGTGCCCTTCGTGGTCATGCACTGGCGCGGTTTCAGCGAGGGCATGAACAGCCTCGCCGTCTACGAGGACGTGGTCGGCGAGGTCACCGCCGAACTCCGGGCCCGCATCGACGCCGTCATAGCCGGCGGGATCGCACCCGAGCGCGTGATCGTCGACCCCGGCCTCGGCTTCGCCAAGCAGGCCGAACACGATCTCGCCCTGGTCGCCCACCTCCGCGAGCTGCGCGCCCTCGGCTTCCCGCTGCTCGTCGCCGCCTCCCGCAAGCGCTTCCTGGGCCGCGTACTGGCCGGGAACGGGCAGAACACCCCGCCGCCCGCCCGCGAACGGGACGCCGCCACCGCCGCCGTCTCCGCCATCGCCGCCCACGAGGGCGCCTGGGCCGTCCGGGTCCACGAGGTGCGGGCCACCGCGGACGCGGTTCGGGTCGCGCGCGCCGTGGAAGGAGCCATGTGA
- the folB gene encoding dihydroneopterin aldolase encodes MDRVALRGLKARGHHGVFPREREEGQTFIVDLVLHIDTRPAAADDDLAKTVHYGVVAEEVVDVVQGEPVDLIETLAERIAQQCLKHEAVAQVEVVVHKPDAPITVPFDDVTITITRSRA; translated from the coding sequence GTGGATCGTGTCGCGCTGCGCGGCCTCAAGGCCCGCGGGCACCATGGCGTCTTCCCCCGGGAGCGCGAGGAAGGCCAGACCTTCATCGTCGACCTGGTGCTGCACATCGACACCCGCCCCGCGGCGGCCGACGACGACCTGGCGAAGACCGTGCACTACGGCGTGGTGGCCGAGGAGGTCGTGGACGTGGTCCAGGGCGAGCCGGTCGACCTGATCGAGACGCTCGCCGAGCGGATCGCCCAGCAGTGCCTGAAACACGAAGCGGTGGCGCAGGTCGAGGTCGTCGTCCACAAGCCGGACGCACCGATCACCGTCCCCTTCGACGATGTGACCATCACGATCACCCGGAGCCGCGCATGA
- the hpt gene encoding hypoxanthine phosphoribosyltransferase, translated as MGADLKSVLITKEEIDAKLAELAAKIDAEYAGKDLLIVGVLKGAVMVMADLARALSTPLTMDWMAVSSYGAGTQSSGVVRILKDLDTDIKGRHVLIVEDIIDSGLTLSWLLSNLGSREPASLEVVTLLRKPEAAKVAIDVKWIGFDIPNEFVVGYGLDYAEKYRNLPFVGTLAPHVYGG; from the coding sequence ATGGGTGCCGACCTCAAGTCGGTGCTCATCACCAAGGAAGAGATCGACGCGAAGCTGGCCGAGCTGGCCGCGAAGATCGACGCGGAGTACGCGGGCAAGGACCTGCTCATCGTCGGCGTCCTCAAGGGCGCGGTGATGGTGATGGCGGACCTGGCACGCGCCTTGTCCACCCCGCTCACCATGGACTGGATGGCGGTGTCCTCCTACGGCGCCGGGACCCAGTCCTCCGGTGTGGTCCGGATCCTCAAGGACCTGGACACCGACATCAAGGGCAGGCACGTCCTGATCGTCGAGGACATCATCGACTCGGGTCTGACGCTTTCCTGGCTGCTGTCGAACCTGGGTTCGCGCGAGCCGGCCTCCCTCGAGGTCGTCACGCTGCTGCGCAAGCCCGAGGCCGCGAAGGTCGCGATCGACGTCAAGTGGATCGGCTTCGACATTCCGAACGAGTTCGTCGTCGGCTACGGCCTCGACTACGCGGAGAAGTACCGCAACCTGCCCTTCGTGGGCACCCTCGCCCCGCACGTCTACGGAGGCTGA
- the dacB gene encoding D-alanyl-D-alanine carboxypeptidase/D-alanyl-D-alanine-endopeptidase has protein sequence MPLIRTWQLVAGSAAIGLVLSAGAVVAAGPWDSGQRKAERDLAASRGRTGGADHGERRLPQAAPSAPGVLTGVKVPGAAPGSAVGGGAGRQPVAPGTGAPHAPLPDAAALAAALKPLLDDPALGGLRTASVIDTATGKVLYQAKPDEPVTPASTVKIVTAAAALAALGPEHRFATTVVPGTGAGRIVLVGGGDPSLTAKEKPPAGSGGSLVALAADTAQALKAANTTSITLGYDDSLYSGTVRHPIGTLDNIAPVTALTADEGRPDNSFSGPVDRTADPSGDAARTFAALLRERGIKVTGSPARTTAPAGATPLAVTKSTPVAGLVERMLTHSDNDIAEALARQTAVAAGQPASFEGAEKAVAAKLAGLGLDLTGSRFADGSGLNRADKVSAGLLTGLLATAADPTRPELRPLLTGLPVAGFTGTLRTRNSGDSPGAGLVRAKTGTLRGVNALAGTVVTPSGRLLSFAFLAADTSNGPAAEKALDKLAAAVATAG, from the coding sequence ATGCCATTGATCAGAACGTGGCAGCTCGTCGCGGGTTCGGCCGCCATTGGCCTGGTCCTGTCGGCCGGCGCAGTGGTGGCCGCCGGTCCATGGGACTCCGGCCAGCGTAAGGCCGAGCGCGACCTGGCCGCCTCCCGGGGCCGGACGGGTGGCGCAGATCACGGAGAACGACGGCTTCCGCAGGCCGCGCCCAGTGCCCCGGGCGTGCTGACCGGCGTCAAGGTGCCTGGTGCGGCTCCCGGATCGGCGGTCGGCGGCGGGGCCGGCCGGCAGCCGGTCGCTCCCGGTACCGGCGCCCCCCATGCCCCCCTCCCCGACGCGGCGGCACTGGCCGCGGCCCTGAAGCCGCTGCTGGACGATCCCGCGCTCGGCGGCCTGCGGACCGCCTCGGTGATCGACACCGCCACCGGCAAAGTCCTCTACCAGGCGAAGCCGGACGAGCCGGTCACCCCCGCCTCCACCGTAAAGATCGTCACCGCGGCGGCTGCGCTGGCCGCCCTGGGACCCGAGCACCGCTTCGCCACCACCGTGGTCCCCGGCACCGGTGCCGGCCGGATCGTCCTGGTCGGCGGCGGCGACCCCTCGCTCACCGCCAAGGAGAAGCCCCCGGCCGGCTCCGGCGGCAGCCTGGTCGCACTCGCCGCCGACACCGCCCAGGCGCTCAAGGCCGCCAACACCACCAGCATCACCCTCGGCTACGACGACTCCCTCTACTCCGGGACCGTCCGCCACCCGATCGGCACCCTCGACAACATCGCCCCGGTCACCGCCCTGACGGCCGACGAAGGACGCCCCGACAACTCCTTCTCCGGCCCCGTCGACCGCACCGCAGACCCCTCCGGGGACGCCGCCCGCACCTTTGCGGCCCTGCTCCGCGAGCGGGGCATCAAGGTCACCGGCAGCCCCGCCCGGACCACCGCCCCGGCCGGCGCCACCCCGCTGGCCGTCACCAAGTCCACCCCGGTCGCCGGCCTGGTCGAGCGGATGCTCACCCACAGCGACAACGACATCGCCGAGGCCCTGGCCCGGCAGACCGCCGTGGCCGCCGGGCAGCCCGCCAGCTTCGAGGGCGCGGAGAAGGCCGTCGCCGCCAAGCTCGCCGGCCTCGGCCTGGACCTCACCGGCAGCCGCTTCGCCGACGGCAGCGGCCTCAACCGCGCGGACAAGGTCTCCGCCGGACTCCTCACCGGCCTCCTCGCCACAGCCGCCGACCCGACCAGGCCGGAGCTCCGCCCGCTCCTCACCGGCCTCCCGGTGGCCGGCTTCACCGGCACCCTGCGCACCCGCAACTCCGGTGACTCCCCGGGCGCCGGGCTGGTCCGCGCCAAGACCGGAACCCTGCGCGGGGTCAACGCCCTGGCGGGCACCGTGGTCACGCCCTCCGGGCGACTGCTGTCCTTCGCCTTCCTCGCGGCGGACACCTCCAACGGCCCGGCGGCGGAGAAGGCCCTGGACAAGCTGGCCGCGGCGGTCGCGACCGCCGGCTAG
- a CDS encoding DUF3180 domain-containing protein codes for MKQLRLGVLAGIFVVAGILSWAGARLWNTYGTLPGVPLAAPIVLAVIAVVLLATALSLRARLKAQRERRPGAKGVEPLMAARAVVFGQASALVAALVAGMYGGVGVFLFLADLTQVPARRDQAVYAGFAVLAGAAVIAAALFLERVCKLPEEDDPGKAPAHA; via the coding sequence ATGAAGCAACTTCGGCTGGGGGTCCTCGCCGGGATCTTCGTGGTCGCCGGAATCCTGTCCTGGGCCGGCGCCCGGCTGTGGAACACGTACGGCACCCTGCCGGGCGTCCCGCTGGCCGCACCCATCGTGCTGGCCGTCATCGCGGTGGTCCTGCTGGCCACCGCCCTGTCCCTGCGCGCCCGCCTGAAGGCCCAGCGGGAGCGCCGCCCGGGCGCCAAGGGGGTCGAGCCCCTGATGGCGGCCCGTGCGGTGGTCTTCGGCCAGGCCAGCGCGCTGGTCGCGGCGCTGGTGGCCGGCATGTACGGCGGCGTCGGCGTGTTCCTGTTCCTCGCGGACCTCACCCAGGTCCCGGCCCGCCGCGACCAGGCCGTCTATGCCGGCTTCGCGGTCCTGGCGGGCGCAGCGGTCATCGCGGCGGCCCTGTTCCTGGAACGCGTCTGCAAACTCCCGGAAGAAGACGACCCGGGCAAGGCCCCGGCCCACGCCTGA
- a CDS encoding nuclear transport factor 2 family protein codes for MERGDFDALSGLWLDDEISCVHPGWPVLTGRGEVLRSYALIMSHTDYIQFFLTDTKVAVIGDTAVVTCTENILSGGPAEEGQDLGPLVGQLVVATNVFRRTSEGWRLWSHHGSPVLTEDEEEEDEEAA; via the coding sequence ATGGAGCGGGGAGACTTCGACGCCCTGTCGGGGCTCTGGCTCGACGACGAGATCTCCTGCGTGCACCCCGGCTGGCCGGTCCTCACCGGCCGCGGCGAGGTGCTCCGCTCCTACGCCCTGATCATGTCCCACACGGACTACATCCAGTTCTTCCTCACCGACACCAAGGTCGCCGTCATCGGCGACACCGCCGTCGTCACCTGCACCGAGAACATCCTCAGCGGCGGCCCCGCCGAGGAGGGCCAGGACCTCGGCCCGCTCGTCGGCCAGCTGGTCGTCGCCACAAATGTGTTCCGACGCACATCCGAGGGGTGGCGGCTCTGGTCCCACCACGGTTCTCCGGTCCTCACCGAGGACGAAGAGGAGGAGGACGAGGAGGCGGCGTGA
- the folK gene encoding 2-amino-4-hydroxy-6-hydroxymethyldihydropteridine diphosphokinase, with the protein MNQTQSDPTVQPVPASVVETVDAADVTLSNPKWAVIALGANLGNRLETLQGAVDALGDTPGLRVKAVSPVYETEPWGVEPGSQPSYFNAVVALKTTLPPSSLLERGHAIEEAFHRVREERWGARTLDVDIITYADVVSDDPVLTLPHPRAHQRAFVLAPWHDIDPEAQLPGLGPVAALLAGLDRTGITARPDLELHLPE; encoded by the coding sequence ATGAACCAGACCCAGAGCGACCCCACGGTGCAGCCCGTCCCCGCCTCCGTCGTCGAGACGGTCGACGCAGCCGACGTGACCCTGTCCAACCCCAAGTGGGCCGTGATCGCCCTCGGCGCGAACCTCGGCAACCGCCTGGAGACCCTCCAGGGGGCCGTGGACGCCCTCGGCGACACCCCGGGCCTGCGCGTCAAGGCGGTCTCCCCCGTCTACGAAACCGAGCCCTGGGGCGTGGAACCCGGCTCCCAGCCCTCGTACTTCAACGCCGTGGTGGCCCTGAAGACCACCCTGCCTCCGTCCTCCCTGCTGGAGCGCGGACACGCCATCGAGGAAGCCTTCCACCGGGTCCGCGAGGAGCGCTGGGGCGCCCGCACCCTCGACGTCGACATCATCACGTACGCGGACGTGGTCTCGGACGACCCGGTGCTCACCCTCCCGCACCCGCGCGCCCACCAGCGCGCCTTCGTGCTGGCCCCCTGGCACGACATCGACCCGGAAGCCCAGCTCCCGGGCCTCGGCCCGGTCGCGGCCCTGCTGGCCGGCCTGGACCGTACCGGCATCACCGCGCGCCCGGACCTGGAACTCCACCTCCCCGAGTAG